From Arcobacter sp. CECT 8986, a single genomic window includes:
- a CDS encoding cupin domain-containing protein, translating to MKYMNKEEFEKANMFGNGQPNDAYAKYFIGDSFLNFLVNPKESPIFLANVTFEPACRNNWHIHNAKSGGGQILICTAGEGWYQQEGQEPVSLKEGSIVIIPSNTKHWHGAKADSWFSHISVEVPGEETSNEWLEPVDDEYFNSLKD from the coding sequence ATGAAATATATGAATAAAGAAGAATTTGAAAAAGCGAATATGTTCGGAAATGGTCAACCAAATGATGCATATGCAAAATATTTTATCGGTGACTCATTTTTAAATTTTTTAGTTAACCCAAAAGAATCTCCAATTTTCTTAGCTAATGTTACATTTGAACCAGCATGTAGAAATAACTGGCATATTCATAATGCTAAAAGTGGTGGAGGACAAATCTTAATCTGTACAGCAGGTGAAGGTTGGTATCAACAAGAAGGTCAAGAGCCTGTAAGTTTAAAAGAGGGAAGTATTGTAATTATTCCTTCAAATACAAAACACTGGCATGGTGCTAAAGCTGATAGTTGGTTTAGTCATATTTCAGTAGAAGTTCCAGGTGAAGAGACAAGCAATGAATGGCTTGAACCTGTTGATGATGAGTATTTTAATAGTTTAAAAGACTAA